The window TCATGGATAACGCGGAAGCGGTGAGAGAGAGAGCATTCGGCATATTTTACGGCCATACCAAAGAGGGCCGTGACCCACATCCAGAACAGGGCTCCCGGTCCGCCGAGACGAACAGCCAGCGCCACTCCGGCGATGTTGCCGATACCGATGGTGGAGGAGAGTGCCGCGGAGAGAGCTTGAAAATGGGTAACGTCACCTTCGTCCTCCGGATTGTCGTACTTGCCCCCTACGACGTCGAAACTGTGCTTCAGATGGCGAATCTGAATCCATCTCAGGCTGAAGGTGATGAACATTCCCGAGCCAAGAAGGATAAAGATTAGCGGCAGTGATATCCAGCCGCTCAGAGTTGCTGTCCATTGATTCAGAAGTTCTCCAAGGTTTCCTAACATATTGTTGTCTCCACGTTATCAAGCTTTGATGATGAGACGAGTCTACTTCTTATACAATTGGCGAGGAGTTTACGATGGCGAGAGGATTATGGCAAACGGGAAAGGGACATAGAGTTGAGAGCTCGGGAAAGCTTGGAAGCTTACCGCTTTCAGTTTCAAGCTCTATTTCGTGTCTTGGTGCCTTAGCAGCGTTCCGGTAAATTCGCCCGTATGAAAACCGAATTCATTCGCAACTTCTGCATCATAGCTCACATCGACCACGGTAAGTCGACGTTGGCCGACCGCCTGCTGGAGATGACGCACACCCTCGCCAAGCGAGACATGAAGGATCAAGTTCTCGATGATATGGAACTGGAGCGGGAACGCGGCATCACCATCAAGAGCCATCCCATTCAGATGCACGTTAATCACAGCGATGGGAATGAGTACATTTTTAATCTTATAGATACTCCCGGACATGTGGATTTCTCCTACGAAGTTTCCCGCTCCCTGGCGGCCTGTGAAGGCGCAATCCTTCTGGTGGATGCCGCCCAGGGGGTAGAAGCTCAGACTGTGAGTCACGCCTACGTGGCGCTGGAAAACGAACTGGAGATCATTCCTGTCCTCAACAAAGTTGATCTTCCCACGGCGCGTCCGCAAGAGGTCTCGCAGCAGGTGATGGATCTCATCGGCTGTTCCGAGGAGGAGATCCTGACGCTCAGCGCCAAGACGGGACAGGGAGTGGAAACTCTTTTTCGTGCTGTAATCAAAAAGATCCCGCCGCCAGCTGACCATTCAAATAAACCTGTTCGTGCCCTGGTATTCGATTCGGCCTTCGATTCATATCGCGGAGCGATTCCCTACATACGGTTGTTCGATGGCATCATCGAACCGGGAATGACGGCCCAGTTCATGTCAACGGGTCGACAGCACGAAATCACGGAGGTAGGCCACTTTATTCTCAAACGGATGAAGGCCGAGCGGTTGCAGTCCGGCGATGTGGGCTATGTGGTGGCCGGCGTGAAAGATGTTAAGGAGCTGAAAGTTGGAGATACAATTACCACAAAGGAGAATGGGGCTTCGGAAGCACTTGCCGGCTACGAGGAGATGAAGCCGATGATTTTCTCAGGTCTCTTCCCGGTGGTGAACGATGACTACGAACGGCTGCGTGATTCTATCGAAAAACTGAGGCTCAATGATGCATCTCTGGTTTATGAACCGGAGACCTCCACTGCGCTGGGGTTTGGTTTTCGCTGCGGATTTCTAGGACTCCTGCATATGGATATTGTTCGCGAACGGCTTGAGCGAGAGTTCGATCTCAACCTCATTACCACGGTTCCTAACGTCAGATATCAGGTGGTGCTAAGAGGAGGAGAAATCGTCGAAATTGATAATCCCACCACGCTGCCGCCTGCTGGCGAGATCGACGAGATTCGTGAGCCTTACGTGGCGGCAGAGATTATTACACCGTCGGAATACGTCGGTGCTCTTATGAAGCTGTGCCAGGGAAAGCGCGGGAGTTATCTCAATACGCATTACTTCTCCAAGACGCGCGTCCAGCTGAAGTACGATCTCCCGCTGGCGGAAATCGTCTTTGATTTCTATGACAAGCTCAAGTCAGTCTCCCGCGGCTACGCCTCGTTTGACTACGAGCATAGCGGATTCCGGGCCAGCCCATTGCAGAAGCTTGATATCCTCATCGGCGGCGAAGTGGTGGACGCCCTCTCTTCAATCACAAACCGGGAGACAGCATACCAGAAAGGCCGGGATCTGTGCCAACGTCTCCGTGAAGTGATACCGCGGCAGATGTTTGAAGTGGTAATCCAGGCATCTATCGGTTCCAAGATCATCGCCCGCGAGACGGTTCGACCTTTCCGGAAGCAGGTGACGGCTAAGTGTTATGGCGGCGATATAACACGCAAGCGCAAGCTGTGGGAGAAGCAGAAAGCCGGCAAGAAGCGGATGAAACAGATCGGCAGGGTAGAGGTGCCGCAAGAGGCGTTTCTGGCTCTCTTTCAGGTTGAACAGAAAAAGTGATATTTTTTTTCACTGAAACAGCATACAGAACCACAACTCTCTTTGGATACTCTCTCCTCGTTATGTTAACCTGCCCCCGTGATGATTGATTATGCAGAATAATACCAGCTACTGGACTCTTTCCCGCTCACCATACTACAGCTTTATTTTTACACTGCCCCTTTTTGCTGTCTACGAGGTCATGGTTCTTTTCTTGAGCCGTGACCAGGTGGCTACTCTGCGCAACGGCGCCGACGTCCTCATGAGACAGTTTCTGGCACTGTTTGGCGCGTGGGGTGCGTACGTTCTCAGCGTAGCGTTCATCATCGGGTTTATGGTTGTTTTTCTTTTCCAAAAGAAGAATTGGAGCATCACTGCTGTCCGTGGCGAGTACCTGCTGCAGATGCTGCTGGAGGGGACCCTTTGGGGAGTGTTGCTTTATGTTGTGATGAAATACTCTCCCGTTTTACTCATGTTTCCGTCCGGTAAGATGCTTTCACAGCAGATCGTCCTCTCCATCGGTGCCGGGCTGTACGAAGAGTTTGTCTTTCGCGTGTTCGCCATCGCCCTTATTTCACAGATCCTTAAATTCATTTTCCTCTGGAAAAAAGTGTGGCGTATTCTGGCAGCCATCTTTATTTCCGCTTGTCTCTTCTCAGGATTTCATTTCGTCGGTGCCTTTGGCGAACCGTTCAACCTGATGCTATTCTTTTATCGACTATTCGCTGGTGTTTTGCTCGGTTCACTTTATGTGACGCGGGGATTTGGGATCACCGCTTACGCCCACATGGTTTATGATTTTGTAGTAGTTTTTAATTTGACGATAAGATGAATCTTTACCTCTGAGTAGCACTATGGTAACAAGAGCAGCGGCTGTGGCGGGAATGTTCTATCCCGACAATCTTGACGTCTTGTCCCGTCAGATAGAAACATACCTCAGTGAAGTACCGGAACATGATGGACCCGCTCCCGTGGGGATCATCGTGCCGCACGCCGGTTATATCTATTCCGGTCCGGTAGCTGCCAGTGCCTACGCATGCCTTCGAGGATGCTCCTTCCACAAGGTCGCCGTCTTTGCACCCAGTCACTTTGATGCCTTTGAGGGACTCTCCATCTATTCAGGTGATGCCATGTACACACCGTTGGGGGAAGTAGAGGTGGCGGTGGAAGAAAGAGAACGGCTTTGCCAAGAGCACGGCGCCGTCAGCTCAGACCTCGGCCACGGAAGCGAACACGCACTGGAGGTACAACTACCGTTCCTACAGAAGGTTCTCGAGCCGGGGTGGCAGCTCATCCCCATCGTTATGGGCCTCCAGAATCGGGAAACGGCGAAGCAGGCGACGGCAATTATTAGGGAATATTTGCAGTCACAAATTCTTGTGGTCATCTCTTCCGATCTGTCACATTACTATCCCTACAATACGGCAAAGCGGATAGACGGTCGCTTCTGTAAAATGATAGAATCGGGTAACCTGGATGAATTGTGGACTGCTTCCAGAAAACGCGAAGTGGAGGCGTGTGGCTTTGGTTCGGTCTTCGCCTTACTCTCAGTGGTGAAGGAGCGTAACAATATAGTGATTGAGATTCTCGATTATAGGAACTCGGGGGATACCGCCGGTTCAAAGGATCAAGTGGTGGGCTATTGTGCTGCAGGGGTGTTTGAAAGATCGTGATGCATTACTCAGTGGTGACAGAAAGCGCATATTGTTCAATGGAACTTTACCACCCCTTTTCGGTTGATTATCCGTAGAGGTCTCTCTAAACTCGAGACCTTGGAGCAATGATTAGAAACGCATTATCTTTTGTCTTTTTAGCGGGTTTTCTTGCGGCGCAATCCGTAGCCGAGACACCATTCGAAAATTTTGTTGTTGCCGTCTGGCCTGAATATGACCATCCCGGCGTCCTTGTAATCTGTACAGGGACTGTAAAAAGTGACAGGTTACCTCTGACACTGGAGGTTCGTGTGCCCGATGAAACCACAGTCGTCATGGCAGTGGGACAGAGCGATACGGTGAGTGACTTGAGCCCCGTTGATCTTGTGCAGAGAGCTGGTGGTCAATGGGTCGATCTAACTGTGGTGCGCAACAGTTTTCAGCTAGAATACTACTTCAATCCGTTTACTGCATCAGAAAATCGCCAAGTGAAGATCACACTGCAACTCAATCAACCCCTTGCCGATTATCACATCGCCATTCAGCACCCTCTTGCCGCCCAGGGATTTACCTTTTCCGAGAAGGAGATGGAGACGTTTTCCGACGAACACGTGACGTACTCCCGCACACATCTCCCGTCTCTTGCGGCGGGATCCGCGAAAGAGATATCCTTTTCCTATCGCAATCCTTCAGGAAGACTCAGTGTCGCTCTCTTACAGGAGATGCTGGGGGGTGACCAATCGTCTCCTTCCGCGACAAGCGGCGGCCGGGAAAAGATATCACGCTTTCGCCTCCCTACTTATGAACCGCTCACCGTATTAGGACTGCTCGCGGTCGCTGTCGGATTCCTTTTCTGGCGATCCAATTCAAAATCGACACCTCCTTCGACCGGTGATGCGCAGAAGAAATTCTGTCATCAGTGTGGTACTAAGGTCAAGGAAAGTGATCGGTTTTGTTCAGGATGCGGTAGTAAGTTGCCGTGAGACCTTTCCTTTTCGAAATCGGTCCCCTCAAAATTCCGTCCTACGGATTCATGCTTGCTACGGCGTTCCTGATCGATTACTATCTTTTGCACAAAGATCTGAAGAGGAGAGGACGCAATCCCGAACTTGCCGGGGATCTCGTGTTCTGGGCTGCCATCGGCGGTATTGTCGGCTCAAAGATCTACTACATGATAGAGAATCATCGCGCTTTTGCCTACGATCCGCTCGGCATGATCTTCAGCGGTTCCGGTCTCGTCTTCCTGGGCGGACTGGCGGGAGGGATGCTGGCGGTTACTCTGCTCCTTAGAAAGAAAAATCTGCCGTGGCTAGAGTTTGCCGATATTGTGGCGCCGCTGTTGATTCTCGGTTATGCCGTCGGCCGCATCGGGTGCTTCATGGTGGGAGATGATTACGGTGTCGCCAGCAGTCTGCCGTGGGCTATGACTTTTCCAAAAGGGAGTCCACCTACCACGATTCCCGTCCATCCAACACAACTCTATGAGACATTGGCGGGTCTCGGAATCTTTGCACTGTTATGGAATCTGAGAACGAAGATTCAAACTGTTGGAATACTCTTTTCCATCTATCTCATTCTTGCTGGAACGGAACGCTTCCTCATCGAATTCATCAGAACAACCAACAAGTACCTGTTTGGCCTGTCTGGCGCACAACTTATCTCAATCATTTTGTTCCTCACGGGTAGTTATCTCATCTTTAGATTCAGTTCAAAGCATGACCAAGAACCAGCCGTCAAGGCGGAGGCCTGACACCTCTTTGTCAGGTCAGATCGGCATAGTCTCAACAACAGTTACGCTGCTACTTTTTCTGACTTCTGCGGTGCCGCAGGTTGTCCGCACGCCGTGGCAGGCGTTGCCTCTGCCTGAAGATTTAAGAAACAAAAATTTTGTACCACATCAGTTGGCCGTTAACCAGTTTGGCGATCTTTATCTGGTGGATGATGAAAACTACTGGCTCGCCCGGATTCCGGGTGATGGTTCGACACCGCGTCTTGCCGGCGGCTGGGGTGATGAGGATGACAAGTTTGCACATGCCACCGATATTAAAGCTGCTCCGGGGCTGGATGTCATCCTCTCCGACCACGCGTCACACAGGTTGCTGCGCTTTGACAGAAAACTGAACTTCATAGATGATCTTCGGTTAAACTCATCCCGGCGTCATCTTACTCTTGAGTATCCCTATAAAATCGGTAAGAATCGGTGGGAGGAAGTGATCATAGCAAGTTCTGCTGCAAGTGAATTGCACAGTCTCTCCGCTAGGGCGGAAATTATTACAGTTATCGGTGATGCTGCCTACGGTGAGGACAGACTTGTTGATGTGACTGACATTGCGGTCAACACTTTAGGAGAGATTGCTGTGGTAGATCGGGGAACAGACCTCCTCTCCATTTTTTCGCGCGAAGGTAGTCAGCTATACAGAGTTGCTATTGATGAGCAACACAATCCTAGCGTCAGCAGTTGGAACGGAAACTGGCTTCTGACGGAACAGTCAGGCAAAGGCTGGATTGTCACCGCAGAATCTCGAGCATTGTACCCCGTTTTGCAACAAGCTAAAAAGGAGCGGCAGATCACCGTTGCCGATGTGGATATTCGTGGTGACACAATCTACGTCATCGATGAATTATCAGGGGAGATCCTTACCGCAAGGCTGAGATACCTTGAGTAAGCTGACCAGAATATTTTTACTTTTGATTACGCTGACAGCGGGAAAGGCGGAAGACGATTCCGTCGCTGTAATGGTTGTCGCCGATACGCTTGCGGTACAGCACGATGATTCTGTCATCACCCTCAGTCACGGCTTTGTGATCCGAGGATCCGAAAGACTATTTATAGGTGATAGACCCATTCACGATTATGAGTTGGAGACGGTGAGCGGAAAAGTTCGTCTTCATAGCCTTCCTTCGTCGCCGACCACTCTTATTATTCATTATCAGACGCTCGCTTCGACGATTCAGACCGTATACAAGCCGCCTATCGATTCGCTGCCCAGACTGGAAGAGATTGCGCAAAAGCCGGCCTTGCCGATAAAAGCACCTCAACTGCCGCAATTCTCTTCCGGTGATCTGCCGCTGGTAACTGACGGTTCACTCTTT is drawn from Candidatus Neomarinimicrobiota bacterium and contains these coding sequences:
- a CDS encoding alanine:cation symporter family protein; translation: MLGNLGELLNQWTATLSGWISLPLIFILLGSGMFITFSLRWIQIRHLKHSFDVVGGKYDNPEDEGDVTHFQALSAALSSTIGIGNIAGVALAVRLGGPGALFWMWVTALFGMAVKYAECSLSHRFRVIH
- the lepA gene encoding translation elongation factor 4, yielding MKTEFIRNFCIIAHIDHGKSTLADRLLEMTHTLAKRDMKDQVLDDMELERERGITIKSHPIQMHVNHSDGNEYIFNLIDTPGHVDFSYEVSRSLAACEGAILLVDAAQGVEAQTVSHAYVALENELEIIPVLNKVDLPTARPQEVSQQVMDLIGCSEEEILTLSAKTGQGVETLFRAVIKKIPPPADHSNKPVRALVFDSAFDSYRGAIPYIRLFDGIIEPGMTAQFMSTGRQHEITEVGHFILKRMKAERLQSGDVGYVVAGVKDVKELKVGDTITTKENGASEALAGYEEMKPMIFSGLFPVVNDDYERLRDSIEKLRLNDASLVYEPETSTALGFGFRCGFLGLLHMDIVRERLEREFDLNLITTVPNVRYQVVLRGGEIVEIDNPTTLPPAGEIDEIREPYVAAEIITPSEYVGALMKLCQGKRGSYLNTHYFSKTRVQLKYDLPLAEIVFDFYDKLKSVSRGYASFDYEHSGFRASPLQKLDILIGGEVVDALSSITNRETAYQKGRDLCQRLREVIPRQMFEVVIQASIGSKIIARETVRPFRKQVTAKCYGGDITRKRKLWEKQKAGKKRMKQIGRVEVPQEAFLALFQVEQKK
- a CDS encoding CPBP family glutamic-type intramembrane protease, with the protein product MQNNTSYWTLSRSPYYSFIFTLPLFAVYEVMVLFLSRDQVATLRNGADVLMRQFLALFGAWGAYVLSVAFIIGFMVVFLFQKKNWSITAVRGEYLLQMLLEGTLWGVLLYVVMKYSPVLLMFPSGKMLSQQIVLSIGAGLYEEFVFRVFAIALISQILKFIFLWKKVWRILAAIFISACLFSGFHFVGAFGEPFNLMLFFYRLFAGVLLGSLYVTRGFGITAYAHMVYDFVVVFNLTIR
- the amrB gene encoding AmmeMemoRadiSam system protein B, producing the protein MVTRAAAVAGMFYPDNLDVLSRQIETYLSEVPEHDGPAPVGIIVPHAGYIYSGPVAASAYACLRGCSFHKVAVFAPSHFDAFEGLSIYSGDAMYTPLGEVEVAVEERERLCQEHGAVSSDLGHGSEHALEVQLPFLQKVLEPGWQLIPIVMGLQNRETAKQATAIIREYLQSQILVVISSDLSHYYPYNTAKRIDGRFCKMIESGNLDELWTASRKREVEACGFGSVFALLSVVKERNNIVIEILDYRNSGDTAGSKDQVVGYCAAGVFERS
- a CDS encoding zinc ribbon domain-containing protein, with product MIRNALSFVFLAGFLAAQSVAETPFENFVVAVWPEYDHPGVLVICTGTVKSDRLPLTLEVRVPDETTVVMAVGQSDTVSDLSPVDLVQRAGGQWVDLTVVRNSFQLEYYFNPFTASENRQVKITLQLNQPLADYHIAIQHPLAAQGFTFSEKEMETFSDEHVTYSRTHLPSLAAGSAKEISFSYRNPSGRLSVALLQEMLGGDQSSPSATSGGREKISRFRLPTYEPLTVLGLLAVAVGFLFWRSNSKSTPPSTGDAQKKFCHQCGTKVKESDRFCSGCGSKLP
- the lgt gene encoding prolipoprotein diacylglyceryl transferase, with amino-acid sequence MRPFLFEIGPLKIPSYGFMLATAFLIDYYLLHKDLKRRGRNPELAGDLVFWAAIGGIVGSKIYYMIENHRAFAYDPLGMIFSGSGLVFLGGLAGGMLAVTLLLRKKNLPWLEFADIVAPLLILGYAVGRIGCFMVGDDYGVASSLPWAMTFPKGSPPTTIPVHPTQLYETLAGLGIFALLWNLRTKIQTVGILFSIYLILAGTERFLIEFIRTTNKYLFGLSGAQLISIILFLTGSYLIFRFSSKHDQEPAVKAEA